In one window of uncultured Acetobacteroides sp. DNA:
- a CDS encoding PstS family phosphate ABC transporter substrate-binding protein — MYNRLILAASALLISVAAFGQTVKVMGSDTALPLTQKEAEAFIKTNKNASIAVTGGGSGVGIAALIEGTTDIAMASRPLKFYEKIKIQAAKINYKQVEIAKDALSVIVHPSNKVSKLNRQQLEDIFTGKITNWKQVGGSDMRIIVYTRETSSGTYEFFKDHVMGKKNFARTALSMSATGAVIQSISQTKGAIGYVGLAYLNKKVKQIAVSFNGKGYVAPTVQNALSGKYPITRPLYYFYDIKREKVVMPFIHFVLSEKGQQLVKEDGYIPVK; from the coding sequence ATGTACAACCGACTAATACTTGCAGCATCAGCATTGCTGATTTCGGTAGCAGCATTCGGTCAAACCGTAAAGGTTATGGGTAGCGACACCGCACTCCCACTCACCCAAAAGGAGGCTGAGGCATTCATCAAAACCAATAAGAATGCATCCATAGCCGTAACAGGCGGCGGCAGTGGGGTTGGCATTGCTGCCCTTATCGAAGGAACTACCGACATCGCCATGGCATCGCGCCCGCTTAAGTTTTACGAGAAGATCAAGATACAAGCAGCAAAGATCAACTACAAGCAGGTAGAGATCGCCAAAGATGCACTATCGGTAATCGTTCATCCATCGAATAAGGTATCGAAGTTGAACCGCCAGCAGCTTGAGGATATCTTCACCGGAAAAATCACCAACTGGAAACAGGTTGGCGGCAGCGACATGCGCATCATTGTTTACACCCGCGAAACCAGCTCGGGCACCTACGAGTTCTTTAAAGACCACGTGATGGGCAAGAAGAACTTTGCAAGAACGGCGCTAAGCATGTCGGCCACTGGAGCCGTAATCCAATCCATCAGCCAAACCAAGGGTGCCATTGGGTACGTAGGACTGGCATACCTCAACAAAAAGGTAAAGCAGATTGCCGTATCATTTAACGGTAAGGGATACGTTGCACCAACCGTTCAGAATGCCCTAAGCGGCAAATACCCTATCACCCGACCACTTTACTACTTCTACGATATAAAGCGTGAGAAGGTAGTAATGCCTTTCATCCACTTTGTACTATCGGAAAAGGGGCAGCAGCTTGTGAAGGAGGATGGATATATTCCGGTAAAATAA
- the pstC gene encoding phosphate ABC transporter permease subunit PstC — MKNTFKRFVERFIEGILFLSGTITTITVLLIVVFLFREGSGLFNRSTMEKGFVLAVNKSNPVAKLSSYEIKEIFDGKITSWKQVGGKNEEIKLFHVEDITNYYTEEQIGANFENLPKLLSNVVDSIPNIVAFVPEMYLDKHFKGRVLPEKKLTLKEFFFGKEWYPTAQPSAQFGAFSLITGTLWVSLWAILISLPLGLSVAIYMAEIANPKVRSILKPVIELLAGIPSVVYGFFGLIVIVPLIQKVFNLPVGETALAGSLILAIMALPTIITISEDAIRTTPRAMKEASLALGATHWQTIYKVVIPYSSSGIAAAAILGIGRAIGETMAVLMVTGNAAIIPTTLLEPVRTIPATIAAEMGEAPQGGIHFEALFALGAILFIMTLIINIVVDYISNRKKIAKR, encoded by the coding sequence GTGAAAAACACCTTTAAAAGATTTGTAGAAAGATTTATTGAAGGAATCCTATTCCTAAGCGGAACCATTACCACCATTACGGTTTTGCTTATCGTGGTATTCCTTTTCCGGGAGGGATCGGGGCTGTTTAACCGCAGCACCATGGAGAAGGGGTTTGTGCTTGCAGTAAACAAGAGCAACCCGGTAGCAAAGCTTAGTTCGTACGAGATTAAGGAGATCTTCGACGGAAAGATTACCAGTTGGAAGCAGGTTGGCGGGAAGAACGAGGAGATTAAGCTATTCCACGTAGAAGACATCACCAACTACTATACCGAAGAGCAGATTGGCGCCAACTTCGAGAACCTACCCAAGCTACTCAGCAACGTGGTGGACAGCATCCCGAACATCGTGGCATTCGTTCCAGAGATGTACCTTGACAAGCACTTCAAAGGAAGAGTACTCCCCGAAAAGAAGCTTACGCTTAAGGAGTTCTTCTTCGGAAAGGAGTGGTATCCCACCGCTCAGCCATCAGCACAATTTGGAGCCTTCTCGCTAATTACCGGAACACTTTGGGTTAGCCTCTGGGCCATCCTCATATCACTGCCGCTGGGACTTTCGGTTGCCATATATATGGCAGAGATTGCCAATCCGAAGGTTCGCAGCATCCTGAAACCAGTAATCGAGCTGCTGGCAGGTATTCCTTCGGTGGTTTACGGTTTCTTTGGGCTGATTGTCATTGTGCCCCTCATTCAAAAGGTTTTCAACCTACCTGTAGGCGAAACGGCACTTGCGGGAAGCCTTATCCTTGCCATTATGGCGCTACCAACCATCATCACCATATCGGAAGATGCAATACGCACTACACCGCGTGCAATGAAGGAGGCTAGCCTTGCGCTGGGGGCCACCCACTGGCAAACCATCTACAAGGTAGTTATCCCCTACTCCAGCTCGGGTATTGCAGCAGCCGCCATCCTCGGCATTGGCCGTGCCATTGGCGAAACCATGGCGGTGCTGATGGTAACGGGCAACGCAGCCATTATACCAACAACGCTGCTGGAGCCGGTGCGAACCATCCCTGCGACCATCGCTGCCGAAATGGGCGAAGCACCACAGGGTGGCATCCACTTCGAGGCGCTGTTTGCCCTTGGTGCCATCCTCTTTATCATGACGCTTATCATTAACATCGTGGTAGACTACATCTCCAACCGAAAGAAAATTGCAAAACGATAG
- the pstA gene encoding phosphate ABC transporter permease PstA has translation MKDSNTIYSSKRASQSVAFWVFRFFSLLVVAILVTILSFIIYKGAGAISWDFITKMPEDGMTKGGILPAIVGTLCLVGGSIIFAFPVGVLSGIYVNEYAKNGWFIRFVRMMTNNLAGIPSIVFGMFGMALFVNYLKFGTSIIAGSLTLGLMVLPIVIRTTEEALKSIDDSFRHGSFALGASKLETIRRVTLPMAFPNIVTGLVLAIGRVSGETAPILFTAAAYFLPKLPSSITDPVMALPYHLYVLSTSGTDLEASRSMAYGTALVLVVMVLIVNLIANALRKYFSKKVKMN, from the coding sequence ATGAAGGACAGCAACACAATATACAGTTCCAAGCGAGCAAGCCAAAGCGTAGCCTTTTGGGTATTCCGCTTTTTCAGTCTGCTGGTGGTAGCCATACTGGTAACGATCCTCTCCTTTATCATCTACAAGGGAGCAGGCGCCATCAGCTGGGATTTTATCACTAAGATGCCCGAAGATGGCATGACCAAAGGGGGCATCCTCCCTGCCATTGTAGGAACGCTATGTCTGGTAGGCGGAAGCATCATATTCGCCTTCCCAGTTGGGGTGCTCTCGGGGATATACGTCAACGAGTACGCCAAGAACGGCTGGTTTATCCGTTTTGTGCGGATGATGACCAACAACCTAGCGGGTATTCCATCCATCGTATTTGGGATGTTCGGGATGGCGCTCTTTGTGAACTACCTTAAGTTTGGCACCTCCATCATTGCCGGATCGCTAACGCTCGGGCTGATGGTGCTCCCCATCGTTATCCGCACCACCGAGGAGGCGCTGAAATCCATCGACGACTCGTTCCGCCACGGCAGCTTCGCCCTTGGTGCCTCGAAGCTGGAGACGATACGCCGGGTAACGCTACCAATGGCATTCCCCAACATCGTAACAGGACTGGTGCTGGCAATCGGTAGGGTATCGGGAGAAACAGCACCTATCCTATTTACCGCAGCAGCCTACTTCCTGCCTAAGCTGCCATCGAGCATCACCGACCCAGTAATGGCGCTGCCCTACCACCTGTACGTGCTCTCGACAAGCGGCACCGACCTCGAAGCATCGCGCAGCATGGCCTACGGAACGGCCCTAGTGCTGGTTGTCATGGTTCTTATCGTAAACCTGATAGCCAACGCGCTGCGCAAGTATTTTAGTAAGAAAGTAAAAATGAACTAG
- the pstB gene encoding phosphate ABC transporter ATP-binding protein PstB codes for MYKIEAKDVNLHYGDFHALKGISMSMKPNTVTALIGPSGCGKSTFLRCINRMNDLIDSVKISGLIAVDGEDIYEKNINVDELRKHVGMVFQKPNPFPKSIFENVAYGLRVNGENNKNFIEDKVKESLVQAALWNEVKDKLKKSAFELSGGQQQRLCIARALAISPSVLLMDEPASALDPISTSKIEELIYELKSNYTIVIVTHNMQQAGRVSDHTAFFYMGELIEYGDTKKVFTNPDHIQTQNYITGRFG; via the coding sequence ATGTATAAGATTGAGGCAAAAGACGTCAACCTGCACTACGGCGACTTCCACGCGCTAAAGGGCATCAGCATGAGCATGAAGCCCAACACCGTTACCGCCCTCATTGGGCCATCGGGCTGCGGTAAGTCCACCTTCCTGCGCTGCATCAACCGTATGAACGACCTGATTGACTCGGTGAAAATCTCGGGCCTTATTGCAGTGGATGGCGAGGACATCTACGAGAAAAACATAAACGTGGATGAACTCCGTAAGCATGTCGGCATGGTATTCCAGAAGCCCAACCCCTTCCCCAAGTCAATCTTCGAAAACGTGGCCTACGGCCTACGCGTGAACGGAGAAAATAACAAGAACTTTATCGAAGATAAGGTAAAGGAATCACTGGTACAGGCTGCCCTTTGGAACGAGGTAAAGGATAAGCTTAAGAAATCGGCGTTCGAGCTCTCGGGTGGACAGCAGCAGCGCCTCTGCATTGCTAGGGCGCTGGCCATATCACCATCGGTGCTGCTGATGGACGAGCCAGCATCGGCGCTCGACCCCATATCGACCTCAAAGATCGAGGAGTTGATCTACGAGCTGAAGTCTAACTACACCATCGTTATCGTAACGCACAACATGCAGCAGGCCGGGCGCGTAAGCGACCACACCGCCTTCTTCTACATGGGCGAGCTCATCGAGTACGGCGATACCAAGAAGGTGTTTACCAACCCCGACCATATCCAAACCCAGAACTACATCACGGGTAGGTTTGGTTAG
- the phoU gene encoding phosphate signaling complex protein PhoU, which translates to MTHLDNELHMLKTEMGNMLHTVLFQLEKAQEACINGNVDLAHEVVAREKRVNAYELKIDSDCENIIALFNPVAIDLRMVLSTLKINSDTERIGDFAEGLAKISLNNPNGFDKELAQVASLEVIFKNAIEMLSDAKVAFDKENPQLASSILSKDDILDEVNRKANAIIEAYIKAHPDNITQALDMISVIRKIERIGDHCSNIAEEIIFYIEAKVLKHQDKK; encoded by the coding sequence ATGACGCATTTAGATAACGAGCTTCACATGCTAAAGACCGAGATGGGAAACATGCTCCACACGGTGCTCTTCCAACTCGAGAAGGCCCAAGAGGCCTGCATCAACGGGAATGTCGACCTGGCCCACGAGGTGGTGGCCCGCGAAAAACGGGTAAATGCCTACGAGCTGAAGATCGACAGCGACTGCGAAAACATCATCGCGCTCTTTAACCCTGTGGCCATCGACCTGCGGATGGTGCTCTCCACCCTCAAGATTAACTCCGACACCGAGCGCATCGGCGACTTTGCCGAGGGCCTGGCCAAGATATCGCTCAACAACCCCAACGGCTTCGACAAGGAGCTGGCGCAGGTGGCTAGCCTCGAGGTGATCTTTAAGAATGCCATCGAGATGCTCTCCGACGCCAAGGTGGCCTTCGATAAGGAGAATCCGCAGCTGGCCTCCTCCATCCTCTCCAAGGATGATATCCTCGACGAGGTGAACCGCAAGGCCAACGCCATCATCGAGGCCTACATCAAGGCGCACCCCGACAACATCACCCAGGCGCTCGACATGATTTCGGTGATCCGCAAGATTGAGCGCATTGGCGACCACTGCAGCAACATCGCCGAGGAGATCATCTTCTACATCGAGGCAAAG